From the Exiguobacterium aurantiacum genome, one window contains:
- a CDS encoding IS1182 family transposase, with the protein MIRKSTESETNRTQLEMVTLDELVPADHLVRKIEAVIDFEFIYPLVEDLYSEDRGRPSVDPVVLIKMAFLQYLFGIRSMRQTIREIETNVAYRWFLGFGFTDKVPHFSTFGKNYVRRFQYTSLFDDIFYHILEQAADAGFIDRAVLFVDSTHVKANANKRKLVKKTVRQEVKHYQEQLDAEVERDREESGKKPLGPKKNQAEETKEIKVSTTDPESGYYVKGEREKQFAYSVHAASDAHGFVLGAIVTPGNVHDSVAFPNLLDKVSDRLIQPFAVAADSAYKNPAIAKLLIDRGILPVFPYTRPKGKKGAFKTKDFIYDEHHDVYICPNNELLTYSTTMREGKRKYVSNPAVCVNCPLLEQCTKSQKHQRIIERHLWQPYMDEVEDLRHTELNRNIYDRRKQTVERVFADAKEKHGMRWTRYRGLEKVSMQAMLTFAALNLKKMAGWAWKNAQPA; encoded by the coding sequence ATGATCAGGAAATCAACAGAATCGGAAACCAATCGGACACAACTGGAGATGGTCACGCTCGACGAGCTTGTGCCAGCGGACCATCTGGTCCGAAAAATCGAGGCGGTGATCGACTTTGAGTTCATCTATCCGCTCGTGGAGGACTTATATTCTGAGGATCGTGGCCGGCCAAGCGTCGACCCTGTCGTCCTGATCAAGATGGCCTTTCTTCAGTACCTGTTCGGTATCCGATCCATGCGACAGACAATTCGTGAGATCGAGACGAACGTCGCATACCGTTGGTTTCTCGGGTTCGGATTCACGGACAAGGTGCCACATTTCTCGACGTTCGGGAAGAACTATGTGCGTCGGTTCCAGTACACGAGCTTGTTCGACGACATCTTCTATCATATCCTTGAACAGGCTGCGGACGCAGGGTTCATCGATCGCGCCGTCCTATTCGTCGACTCGACACACGTCAAAGCGAACGCAAACAAGCGGAAGCTCGTCAAGAAGACCGTCCGGCAAGAGGTGAAGCACTATCAGGAACAACTCGATGCCGAGGTCGAGCGAGACCGCGAAGAAAGTGGAAAGAAGCCCTTAGGGCCAAAAAAGAATCAGGCGGAGGAGACGAAGGAAATCAAGGTCAGCACGACAGACCCTGAGAGTGGATATTACGTAAAAGGTGAGCGTGAGAAGCAGTTCGCTTACTCGGTCCATGCGGCGAGCGACGCCCATGGGTTCGTGCTCGGTGCTATCGTCACACCGGGTAACGTGCACGATAGTGTAGCGTTCCCCAATCTGCTCGACAAGGTCTCCGACCGCCTGATTCAACCGTTCGCCGTCGCCGCCGACTCCGCCTATAAAAATCCGGCCATTGCCAAGCTGCTGATTGACCGTGGGATCCTGCCGGTCTTCCCATACACCCGCCCGAAGGGTAAGAAGGGCGCCTTCAAGACCAAGGATTTCATCTACGACGAGCACCATGACGTCTACATCTGCCCAAACAACGAGTTATTAACGTACAGCACGACGATGCGCGAGGGGAAACGCAAGTACGTCTCGAATCCCGCGGTTTGTGTGAACTGCCCGCTGCTCGAGCAGTGCACGAAGAGCCAGAAGCACCAGCGGATAATCGAGCGACACCTCTGGCAACCCTATATGGACGAGGTCGAAGACCTCCGCCACACGGAATTGAACCGCAACATCTATGACCGTCGTAAACAGACGGTCGAGCGCGTGTTCGCGGACGCAAAAGAGAAGCATGGCATGCGTTGGACCCGTTATCGGGGACTTGAAAAAGTTTCAATGCAGGCGATGCTTACTTTTGCTGCCCTCAATCTCAAGAAGATGGCGGGCTGGGCATGGAAGAACGCCCAGCCCGCCTGA
- the motA gene encoding flagellar motor stator protein MotA has protein sequence MDVVTLIGLLLGFFTLIGGMILKGAGVAPLINPAALVIIFVGTAAAVSIAVSKEQLQTVPQLFKILFKKQELPSKSGLLTQFVDLSTQARKEGLLSLETALEQVEEPFLKQGMMMVIDGQPSEYIAEVMSRDIENMEIRHKANADVFTQAGTYAPTLGVLGAVIGLVAALKDLSDIDKLGYAISAAFVATLFGIFSGYVLWFPFANKLKQYSKSEVVVKEMMIEGILSIQGGESPKTLEDKLAVYLSPKERANYEAQKEA, from the coding sequence ATGGATGTCGTCACTTTAATAGGACTTTTACTCGGTTTCTTCACGCTTATAGGTGGAATGATTTTGAAAGGAGCGGGGGTCGCCCCGCTCATCAACCCGGCAGCACTCGTCATTATTTTCGTCGGGACAGCTGCAGCGGTCAGTATCGCCGTCTCGAAAGAACAGTTACAAACGGTGCCCCAACTCTTTAAAATCTTATTCAAGAAGCAAGAGCTACCAAGTAAATCGGGCCTATTGACACAATTCGTCGATTTGTCGACGCAAGCACGTAAAGAAGGATTACTATCGTTAGAAACCGCACTCGAACAAGTCGAAGAACCGTTTTTGAAGCAAGGCATGATGATGGTCATCGACGGCCAACCGTCGGAGTACATCGCCGAAGTCATGTCTCGTGATATCGAGAACATGGAAATACGCCATAAGGCGAACGCCGATGTGTTCACGCAAGCGGGGACATACGCCCCGACACTCGGTGTACTCGGGGCCGTTATCGGACTCGTCGCCGCATTAAAAGATTTATCGGATATCGACAAACTCGGATACGCCATCTCAGCTGCCTTTGTCGCGACGTTGTTCGGGATTTTCAGTGGTTATGTCTTGTGGTTCCCGTTCGCCAACAAGTTGAAGCAGTATTCGAAGAGCGAAGTCGTCGTCAAAGAAATGATGATCGAAGGGATTTTATCCATTCAAGGCGGAGAATCGCCAAAGACGCTAGAAGATAAGTTAGCCGTGTATTTGTCTCCAAAGGAGCGAGCGAACTATGAAGCGCAAAAAGAAGCATGA
- a CDS encoding flagellar motor protein MotB, whose amino-acid sequence MKRKKKHDHEEHIPEGWLIPYADLLTLLLALFIVLFASSNVDQTKLEKMSQSFNQVFSGGTSVFQASTASNSDISRTDKTDTTANPRTYELAKLDELKEEVNQYIKKNGLEDEIEATINSSGLVLTIQDRALFSMGEATLDADARTVARSISGILEQAGNREIVVSGHTDNIPINTARFPSNWELSSARATAFMRGLLTNDALNPGQFTLASYGEYKPIATNDTEAGRSKNRRVEVLIKPLVDLSEGSPKMIETIVLP is encoded by the coding sequence ATGAAGCGCAAAAAGAAGCATGATCATGAAGAACATATCCCTGAAGGCTGGCTCATTCCTTATGCCGATCTCCTGACGCTTCTGCTCGCTTTGTTCATCGTCTTGTTCGCCTCGAGTAACGTCGATCAGACGAAGCTCGAAAAGATGTCCCAATCCTTTAATCAAGTGTTTTCAGGCGGGACGAGCGTGTTTCAAGCCTCGACCGCCTCGAACAGTGACATCAGCCGCACGGACAAAACAGATACGACGGCGAATCCTCGGACATACGAGCTCGCCAAACTCGATGAGTTGAAAGAAGAGGTCAATCAATACATCAAAAAAAATGGCCTCGAGGATGAAATCGAAGCGACCATCAATTCGAGTGGTCTCGTCTTAACGATTCAAGACCGGGCTTTGTTCAGTATGGGAGAAGCGACGCTTGACGCTGATGCCAGGACGGTCGCCCGTTCCATCAGTGGTATTCTCGAACAGGCCGGCAATCGTGAAATCGTCGTTTCAGGTCACACGGACAATATTCCAATCAACACGGCTCGCTTCCCATCGAACTGGGAACTCAGCTCGGCCCGGGCCACGGCTTTCATGCGCGGCTTGTTGACGAACGACGCCTTGAACCCTGGCCAATTCACACTGGCGAGCTACGGAGAATATAAACCGATTGCGACGAACGACACGGAAGCCGGACGTTCCAAAAACCGCCGCGTCGAAGTGTTGATCAAACCGCTCGTCGACTTGTCAGAAGGATCACCTAAAATGATTGAGACGATCGTCTTGCCATGA